A stretch of the Aegilops tauschii subsp. strangulata cultivar AL8/78 chromosome 4, Aet v6.0, whole genome shotgun sequence genome encodes the following:
- the LOC109765898 gene encoding LOW QUALITY PROTEIN: xyloglucan galactosyltransferase KATAMARI1 homolog (The sequence of the model RefSeq protein was modified relative to this genomic sequence to represent the inferred CDS: inserted 2 bases in 2 codons; deleted 1 base in 1 codon), translating to MRRRSVLPSHHDDAEKGGGKPPQSRLCFLATLCVMFWVLIFYFHFSVLAPDPDARPVAVATQARIAHDHLPDRVFNHDGLLRTPPAAVGKEEAPAAVVGKEEAPAAVVGKEEASAAVAEKEEAPTAVVGKEEAPVAVVGKEEAPAAVAGKEEAPAAVAEEEEAPAAVAEKEEVPPKEYPFQRALKTAENASDPCGGRYIYVHELPPRFNEDMLRECHSISVWTNMCKFMSNDGLGPPLSNEDGVFSNTGWYATNQFAVDVIFGNRMKQYECLTKDSSIAAAVFVPFYAGFDVSRYLWGYNISMRDAAPHDLVDWLRKRPEWNVMGGRDHFLVGGRIAWDFRRLTDEESDWGNKLLFMPAAKNMSMLVVESSPWNANDFAVPYPTYFHPAKDEDVFLWQDRMRSLDRPWLFSFAGAPRPGDPMSIRGQLIDQCRTSSFCKLLECDLGESKCHSPSAIMKMFQSSLFCLQPQGDSYTRRSAFDSMLAGCIPVFFHPGSAYVQYTWHLPKNYTSYSVFIPEGGVRDGNVSVEEILRGIHPDIVKQMREEVINLIPKVIYADPRSKLETLKDAFDVSVSAIINKVTQLRRDIISDSEDKDFIEENSWKYELLEGQRTIGPHEWDPFFSKPKPKDKGADSVGSVFLKQQDEHTCGGLMILQSPKDETKENRLLLNTRKRKTHDLXLAGNPGVLLFGAEIEAFVMWXTIQVAVKSQRPKASHVHQRQQQRAKAGIVLHCTFAHELGRSGVKKRGTVPAFGISELGPFCKQRDGGVASKQGIQSVPIMGGEVVAWRRAVCYIGWRSF from the exons ATGAGGCGGCGCTCCGTGCTGCCGTCCCACCACGACGACGCGGAGAAGGGCGGCGGGAAGCCGCCGCAGTCGCGCCTCTGCTTCCTCGCCACGCTCTGCGTCATGTTCTGGGTCctcatcttctacttccacttctcCGTCCTCGCACCCGACCCCGACGCGCGgcccgtcgccgtcgccacccAGGCCCGCATTGCCCACGACCACCTCCCGGACCGCGTCTTCAACCACGACGGCCTTCtccgcaccccgcccgccgccgtcgGCAAGGAGGAGGCGCCTGCGGCCGTCGTCGGCAAGGAGGAGGCGCCCGCGGCCGTCGTCGGCAAGGAGGAGGCGTCCGCGGccgtcgccgagaaggaggaggcgCCCACCGCCGTCGTCGGCAAGGAGGAGGCGCCTGTGGCTGTCGTCGGCAAGGAGGAGGCGCCCGCGGCCGTCGCCGGCAAGGAGGAGGCTCCCGCGGCCgtcgccgaggaggaggaggcgcccgcggccgtcgccgagaaggaggaggtgcCCCCGAAGGAGTACCCGTTCCAGCGGGCGCTCAAGACGGCGGAGAACGCGAGCGACCCGTGCGGCGGCCGGTACATCTACGTGCACGAGCTGCCGCCGCGCTTCAACGAGGACATGCTCCGGGAGTGCCACAGCATCAGCGTCTGGACCAACATGTGCAAGTTCATGAGCAACGACGGTCTCGGCCCGCCGCTGAGCAACGAGGACGGTGTTTTCTCCAACACCGGCTGGTATGCCACCAACCAGTTCGCCGTCGATGTCATCTTTGGCAACCGGATGAAGCAGTACGAGTGCCTCACCAAGGACTCGTCCATCGCCGCGGCGGTGTTCGTGCCCTTCTATGCCGGGTTCGATGTCTCGAGGTATCTCTGGGGGTATAACATTTCGATGAGGGACGCCGCGCCACATGATCTGGTGGATTGGTTGAGGAAGAGGCCCGAGTGGAATGTGATGGGTGGGCGTGACCATTTCTTGGTTGGGGGAAGGATTGCGTGGGATTTCAGGCGGTTGACGGACGAAGAATCTGACTGGGGCAACAAACTGCTGTTCATGCCGGCTGCGAAGAATATGTCAATGCTGGTGGTGGAGTCAAGCCCATGGAATGCCAATGATTTTGCGGTACCATATCCGACTTACTTTCACCCTGCCAAAGATGAGGATGTTTTCCTTTGGCAAGATAGAATGAGGAGCCTGGATAGGCCATGGCTGTTCTCATTCGCAGGGGCtcctcgtcctggtgatccaaTGTCTATCAGAGGGCAGCTCATCGATCAGTGCAGGACATCAAGTTTCTGTAAATTGTTGGAGTGTGACCTTGGAGAGAGCAAGTGCCACTCCCCAAGCGCAATCATGAAGATGTTCCAGAGCTCTTTATTCTGCTTGCAGCCCCAGGGTGATTCCTATACTAGAAGATCTGCCTTCGACTCAATGTTGGCTGGCTGCATACCTGTTTTCTTCCATCCTGGTTCAGCATATGTCCAGTATACATGGCATCTTCCGAAGAATTATACGAGTTACTCCGTCTTCATCCCTGAAGGTGGCGTCCGTGATGGAAATGTCAGTGTTGAGGAGATACTAAGAGGTATCCATCCAGACATCGTCAAGCAGATGAGGGAAGAGGTTATCAATCTCATACCAAAGGTGATATATGCTGATCCAAGGTCGAAACTGGAAACGCTGAAGGACGCGTTTGATGTTTCGGTTTCGGCAATCATCAACAAAGTGACACAATTGAGAAGAGATATCATCTCAGACAGTGAAGATAAAGATTTTATTGAAGAGAATAGCTGGAAATATGAACTGTTAGAAGGACAGCGGACAATTGGACCTCATGAGTGGGATCCATTCTTCTCGAAGCCCAAGCCCAAGGACAAGGGTGCAGATTCTG TCGGCAGCGTCTTCTTG AAACAACAAGATGAGCATACATGTGGTGGATTGATGATTCTACAGAGTCCGAAGGATGAGACGAAAGAGAACCGGCTGCTCCTTAATACCAG aaaaagaaaaacccaTGACT TACTGGCAGGAAATCCGGGTGTCCTTCTCTTTGGAGCGGAAATTGAGGCCTTCGTCATGT AAACAATCCAAGTTGCTGTCAAGTCCCAAAGGCCAAAGGCCAGCCACGTCCATCAGCGACAGCAACAGCGAGCGAAAGCAGGCATAGTACTGCACTGCACGTTTGCTCATGAACTTGGGCGGTCTGGCGTGAAAAAGCGCGGCACCGTCCCGGCCTTTGGGATCTCGGAGTTGGGTCCATTTTGCAAGCAAAGAGACGGTGGTGTCGCCTCGAAGCAGGGAATCCAATCCGTTCCAATCATGGGCGGGGAGGTCGTGGCATGGAGGCGCGCGGTTTGTTATATTGGGTGGCGCAGCTTTTGA